The window tcacggacctaagtATGAGTGGTTGCTAAATTTCCGGGTAATTTCCTCTACCTATTCTCTTCAAGTTATCGCGCATAAAGTTTTACAGAAAATAATTGCGGCTTACTAAAACTTTCTCTTCGCTTAATGCAGATCCAGAACTTCCGGGCGCCGTTGACTGCGGAACAGATCACTCGGAGCCTCGAGGCCTACTTACTGTGGCTTTTCGGCAAGGTGATGTTCACGGAGAACCATGTCACCACTATTAGCTCCCTCTACATCCCTATGGCACTCGAGATAGCGAGCGCTCAGACGGCGGATCAGATCAGACagaggagttggggttcggcggtgttagcggctacataccgaggtatgtgcaacggttgccagcttacatcgagaaagccatcccttcttggatgccctctattcctacagctgtggtcgtgggagaggttctctatagggcgaccaaatgtacgtgttcatgagcctatagacgccatgtttgatgttgacggcatcgacatgcctacTTTCGGTCTGTGTTGGACTCGTCGCAAGGTATGCACCGTGTTGTAGTTTAATGCAACTTTTTCTGCACAAGAGATCGATCGATGCTAGGGGCTACTAACTTTTATTCTCTGCAGAGACGCTTTGCTAGTGATCAGACCAGGAAGGCATACACAACATTGAACGAGCAGTTCGATGCGTACACCGGGGTCATCTGGCAGCCCTACACGGAAGCAGCCATACAAGCGAGATACCCTGCTGGTATGTCTGTGCTATGCACAAGGGACCGAGATTACTGGATGAAAAAATCGAAGATCATCTTCGATGTCTTCGTCGAGGAGATGGCACAACAGAGGGTTATGAGGCAATTTGGTCTTCTGCAGTTGGAGCTACCTCCCCCTATAGAGAACCCGGTGCCAGCACACATCCACAGGTATTAACCAGCTTTTCAATGTTGCATTTTCTTTCATAGTACTCCATTCGAAGCTTTAGGTAATTGTTGAACACACACCACAATTTTAGGACGACAAGGAAGGGCATGAACAGGACAACTGCTGACTGGCTAGTTAGACTAGAGCCGTATGTTATAGAATGGGAGACAGCAAACACAAATCTATGGCACGAGAATCACAATTTCGATCTCAATGAATTCAATCTCTATTTGCGGCGCTACATGACCGGAACACGGTTACGCATTGTTGAGTACTCCCACCCAGAGGAGTTACCGGATCCTACTCCGTCGGATATGTACCCGAGCTATGATACTTCGGGCTCTAGGCAGTACGCGGTAAGATATTTTTTCTTTACataatgttgtcacatactttgacgtgcaagagacagacattattaatcgtcatggaaatttgcaggctaccttgacacgcgaactgtacgacgacgtgaccacctttggacaatcactatcgtctggacctcttcttcatcatcgTCCAGTGGTACAGCCCTTCTTGGAAAGAATTCAGAATAAGATACGGACTGTGTACGAGGCTATCACGTGCACCCGGAGAACCGATGTTGTTCAgcacgagcaggagcagccgcgtcACTCCATGCACCGACATCAACCACGTCCACGCCTAGCACAGCAGCCGACAACCAGGCCACCCCGTCCTGACCAACCTGGCAGTTCTACGTGGCACCCGCAGCACTATGGTCccacgtcgagcttcgtgttttctccacagccacagcaacacggtccctcgtcgagcttcgtgttttctccacagccacagcagcacggtccctcgtccagtttcgtgtttcagccagagcagacgtcacacccagcaggtatgtgtcttcatatttattgttttcAATATTAATTAACGCGACCTCATTCTTCATGATGAAACATTCCATCGCGTAGGGGCCTATGGATATCAGGCGTCTATGTCGGCATCACATGATACGTGGGGGAGTGATCAACATCCCGAGGACAACATACAGGCTCAGATGTCGCAGCACACCCAGTGGATGAACATGTTTTCGACTCCTCCACCAGGCCCCACACAGGATACACAGCATGACCAGGGAGAGTCTGAGATTCCTCCTCGTCACATTAGGGCACCCGACAGGTTGGGATGGTCCCCGAttccagatccgcctccccgccaggccagacgtcgtcatTGACGCTTCTATgtatcagtagagacattaccatctatttctgtgtaagacttatgtctattctatgtatgagacaaatgactatgtacttatgtacgatacatatgcctactctattttagtactctgttatcgGAACTACAAGATCATATGTAGATAGCacataatattcatacaacgagacattgcaaacaattagata is drawn from Aegilops tauschii subsp. strangulata cultivar AL8/78 chromosome 1, Aet v6.0, whole genome shotgun sequence and contains these coding sequences:
- the LOC109744365 gene encoding serine/threonine-protein phosphatase 7 long form homolog is translated as MSGLWLLNGDIDRGHRVAIWYERKLEPLVTRTPKENWKIHSRWLQRLKWAGLLPFARLVESIPGEKRVAIDGSLLSCLVDRWRPKTHTFHFRWGEMAPTLEDVSLLLGLPLAGHAVGPLDAPAGWERALTEHFHGVFPDAPDPVWEHHGPKYEWLLNFRIQNFRAPLTAEQITRSLEAYLLWLFGKVMFTENHVTTISSLYIPMALEIASAQTADQIRQRSWGSAVLAATYRGMCNGCQLTSRKPSLLGCPLFLQLWSWERFSIGRPNVRVHEPIDAMFDVDGIDMPTFGLCWTRRKRRFASDQTRKAYTTLNEQFDAYTGVIWQPYTEAAIQARYPAGMSVLCTRDRDYWMKKSKIIFDVFVEEMAQQRVMRQFGLLQLELPPPIENPVPAHIHRTTRKGMNRTTADWLVRLEPYVIEWETANTNLWHENHNFDLNEFNLYLRRYMTGTRLRIVEYSHPEELPDPTPSDMYPSYDTSGSRQYAATLTRELYDDVTTFGQSLSSGPLLHHRPVVQPFLERIQNKIRTVYEAITCTRRTDVVQHEQEQPRHSMHRHQPRPRLAQQPTTRPPRPDQPGSSTWHPQHYGPTSSFVFSPQPQQHGPSSSFVFSPQPQQHGPSSSFVFQPEQTSHPAGAYGYQASMSASHDTWGSDQHPEDNIQAQMSQHTQWMNMFSTPPPGPTQDTQHDQGESEIPPRHIRAPDRLGWSPIPDPPPRQARRRH